The following is a genomic window from Pseudomonas lurida.
CAGCGCGGGATGTTCTCCTACTCCGGCCTGACGGTTGAGCAAGTCACCCGCTTGCGCAGCGAGTTCGGCATCTACGCGCTGGATACCGGGCGTATCTGCGTGGCAGCGTTGAACCAGTCGAACATTGGTGCAGTCACAAAGGCGATTGTCCAGGTGCTGTAAGCCTGGCGGCGCTGCGGAAAGGGAAGCCACGGCTTCCCTTTTTTTATGCCTGTCGGAAAACGCCCCGCTCCCCTAGACTGAATTCAAACGACGATCCTGTAGGAGCCGGGCTCCTACAGATAGAGTGTTCCGCCATTATCCCTATGAGTAACCTATGAGAAACGACGACCTGGACCTGCGTGCCGACCGCGACGAGCTGGACCACTTCACCCCACGCGCACCGCAAGCCAAGCGCCAGAAGAGCCTGGTGCTGCAAGTGGCCCTGGGGGTGTTTCTCGGTGGCCTGGCCTTGTGGCTGGTGCAACTGGGCGCGACGGCAATCATGGCAAAACTGGCAATGGGTACCCTGCAATTTGGCGGCTGACAACGCCTCCCTGCAGGCGTTGGCTGGCCAGCGCCTACAGGGGAGTGACACGCTCTTCGAGCAACTTCACAAAACAGTTCAAACTCTGCGACACCGTCCCCCGCCGCCAGATCAGCCAGGTATTCAAGATCCGGAAGTTATCCGTCAGCGGCCACACACTCACTGCCGCGAACCCCGGCATGTTCTCCAGCATGCTGCGCGGCATCAGCGCCAGCCCCGCCCCGGCGCTGACGCACGCAAGCATGCCGTGATAGGACTCGATCTCGAAGATCTTGCCCGGTACCGCGCTGTCCTGTGAAAACCAGCGCTCAAAGTGATGCCGGTACGAGCAGTTGGAGCGAAAGGTGTAGATGTTCTCGCCATTCACATCCTGGCCGCGGTTGATCGGCGCGTGATGCAGCGGCGCAATCACCACCATTTCCTCTTCAAACACCGCCACGCCTTCCAGGGTGGAATGCAGCACCGGCCCGTCGACAAAGGCCGCCGTCAGCCGCCCCGACAAGACACCTTCGATCATGGTGCCCGAGGGCCCGGTGCTCAGGTCCAGCTCGACCTTGGCGTGCTTCTGGTTATACGCCGCCAGCAACGCAGGTATGCGCACGGCAGCGGTGCTCTCCAGCGAACCAAGGGCAAACGCGCCCTGAGGCTCCTCCCCCGCCACCGTCGCCCGGGCTTCCTGCACCAGGTCGAGGATACGCCGCGCGTAGCTGAGGAAATTCCACCCGGCCGGTGACAGGCGCAGGCGGCTTTTCTCGCGGATAAACAAGTCTACGCCCAGGTCCTGCTCAAGCTGCTTGATCCGCGTGGTGAGGTTCGACGGCACCCGATGAATCAACTGCGCGGCGGCGCTGATGCTGCCTTGCTCGGCAACGGCCTTGAAGATTTCCAGCTGCACCAGATCCAAGTCATTCTCCAATTGTGAATGTATTGCTTAATATTATTCAGTTTCCAGAAAAGATACAGCCCCGTACGCTGAACCCAACTCAACCCTTCAGCAGGACGGTGCCATGAACGCAACTACCCACGCCCTCTCCATCAACCCAGCCAACGGCGAGACGGTCGGCAGCTATCCCTACGAAACCGAGCAACAACTGGACGCCGCCCTCGACCGCGCCACCAGCGCCTTCCGCACGTGGCGCCGCCAGCCAGTGAGCCAGCGCGCCGAATTGCTGCTGGCGCTGGCCTGCGCCCTGCGCGAGCAAGGCGAAGACATGGCACAGATGATCACCCTGGAAATGGGCAAACCCATCGCCCAGGCCCGTGCCGAAATCGAAAAATGCGCACAACTGAGCGAATGGTACGCCGCCCACGGCCCGGCCATGCTTGCGCCGGAACCCACCCTGGTGGACAACGGCAGCGCCCAGATCGAGTACCGCCCGCTGGGCCCTATCTTTGCGGTAATGCCGTGGAACTTCCCGGTGTGGCAAGTGCTGCGCGGTGCGGTGCCGACCATGCTGGCCGGCAACACGTACGTGCTCAAACACGCACCGAACGTGATGGGCAGCGCTTACCTGATCCAGCAAGCCTTCCACAAAGCCGGTTTCGCCAAAGGCCTGTTTGAAGTAGTCAACGTGACCAACGACGGCGTGTCCAACGCTATCGCAGACCCGCGCATCGCCGCCGTTACCCTTACCGGCAGCGTACGTGCTGGTATCGCCATTGGCTCCCAGGCCGGCGCCGCGCTAAAAAAATGCGTGCTGGAACTGGGCGGCTCCGACCCGTTCATCGTGCTCAACGACGCCGACCTCGATGCAGCAGTGCAAGCCGCCCTGATCGGTCGTTTCCAGAACAGCGGCCAGGTCTGCGCCGCCGCCAAGCGCCTGATCATCGAGGAAGGCGTGGTGGAAGCCTTCACCGCGAAATTCCTGGAAGCCAGCCGTGCGATGGTGATGGGCGACCCGACGTCGACCGCGACCTACATCGGCCCGATGGCGCGTTTCGACCTGCGCGACGAGCTGCACGACCAGGTACAGGCCACGCTGGAAGAAGGTGCGACCCTGCTGTTGGGCGGCAATAAAGTGCAAGGCGCCGGCAACTATTACGAACCCACCGTACTGGCCAACGTCACCGACCAGATGACCTCGTTCAAACAGGAACTGTTCGGCCCGGTCGCCTCGATCATCACCGCCCGCGACGCCGACCACGCCGTGGCCCTGGCAAATGACAGCGAGTTCGGCCTCACGGCCAGCATCTTCACCACCGACCCGGCAAAGGCTCGCGATATCGCTGACCAGCTGGAAACCGGCGGCATCTTCGTCAACGCCTTCAGCGTCTCCGACCCTCGGGTGGCGTTTGGTGGAATCAAGAAGAGCGGTTTCGGACGAGAGTTATCGCACTTTGGCGTACGGGAATTCTGCAACGCACAGACGGTGTGGGTGGATCGCAAGTAAGACGCTTTGGTGGCGTGGGCAGTGGTGGACGCTATCGCTTCCC
Proteins encoded in this region:
- a CDS encoding aldehyde dehydrogenase family protein, which encodes MNATTHALSINPANGETVGSYPYETEQQLDAALDRATSAFRTWRRQPVSQRAELLLALACALREQGEDMAQMITLEMGKPIAQARAEIEKCAQLSEWYAAHGPAMLAPEPTLVDNGSAQIEYRPLGPIFAVMPWNFPVWQVLRGAVPTMLAGNTYVLKHAPNVMGSAYLIQQAFHKAGFAKGLFEVVNVTNDGVSNAIADPRIAAVTLTGSVRAGIAIGSQAGAALKKCVLELGGSDPFIVLNDADLDAAVQAALIGRFQNSGQVCAAAKRLIIEEGVVEAFTAKFLEASRAMVMGDPTSTATYIGPMARFDLRDELHDQVQATLEEGATLLLGGNKVQGAGNYYEPTVLANVTDQMTSFKQELFGPVASIITARDADHAVALANDSEFGLTASIFTTDPAKARDIADQLETGGIFVNAFSVSDPRVAFGGIKKSGFGRELSHFGVREFCNAQTVWVDRK
- the ptrR gene encoding putrescine utilization regulator PtrR; translation: MDLVQLEIFKAVAEQGSISAAAQLIHRVPSNLTTRIKQLEQDLGVDLFIREKSRLRLSPAGWNFLSYARRILDLVQEARATVAGEEPQGAFALGSLESTAAVRIPALLAAYNQKHAKVELDLSTGPSGTMIEGVLSGRLTAAFVDGPVLHSTLEGVAVFEEEMVVIAPLHHAPINRGQDVNGENIYTFRSNCSYRHHFERWFSQDSAVPGKIFEIESYHGMLACVSAGAGLALMPRSMLENMPGFAAVSVWPLTDNFRILNTWLIWRRGTVSQSLNCFVKLLEERVTPL